The Prevotella sp. HUN102 nucleotide sequence AACTCTTTCTTAATCGGCGCAAACTCTTTTCCGAGTTTCGCCCGGCTCATCGTTTAAAACAAAGTTATTGTGTTATCGGAAAAGCGAGTGCAAAGGTAAGGCATTTTTCGGTACACTCCAAACTTTTCCAAATATTTTTTTATAAAAAGTTTCATTTTTCCCCAAAACACGACATTCTGAAGCGGAAAACCGACTATTTGGAGGTTTTATCAAGTTCAGGACAAAGCAGAATGCAGAGAGGCAGACCCGACTGAACCAAGCTATAAATATAGAGAAAAACTGTTATGAACGTCTTGCTTCGTAAATTTTCTTTGTATAATAAGCGCAAATAATTAAGATAATCATCAAGAGGATGTAAATTATCATATTATATAATGGCAATATCTGGGAATCTGCGGCTACGACATACAAGAAAGCAAGCGTTATAAAAAACGTTACCCAAGCTATCAGATTCTTAATTAATGAACGGGTTGCAGAAATATTCACAATTCGGAACGGCATATTGATAATTGCATTCCTTTGACAATAGACCATCAACGCATAGACGAAAAGGGAAATCCCTGACAAAAGCAACACCAGCCAAGTATGGCTATATCTCTCCATTTCGCCGATAGAATTCCAATGCAAGGGAACGAAAGAGATTTTCGTTCCGAAATAGAACCACAACGCCACAACAACATTCGCCACCATAAACAATGCTGAACAGGTATTCAATATTTTTCTCATCATCTTTTCAATTTTCCTTCCACCTTAATTATATAACAGTATCGGATTTCCGATATCTTTAATTGCAGGGATAACCCATCCTCTGTTTATATATCAGGGCAGAATGCCTTGATTATTTAAAAAATACAAAGATACAAAAAATAATTTAGTGAATATCTCGGAAAAAATATAATCTTTTAATTTCAGGAGAAGATTCCCCGTTCATATATGTATTACCTTAACTTTTATAAACAATACAAATATGATATACGGTTACATTAGAGTGAGTAGCGACAAACAAACAGTAGAAAATCAACGCTTCGAAATCACAAACTTTTGTGAGAAAGAACGGCTGTCAATAGACGACTGGATCGAAGAAACCATCAGTGGAACTAAAAATTATAGCAAACGTCAGCTAGGTAAATTACTAAAAAAAGTGGGCAAAGATGATATTATCATTTGCAGCGAATTGTCCCGACTTGGGCGTAACTTATTTATGATAATGGAAATTCTCAATATATGTATGACCAAGGAGTGTCGTGTCTGGACAATCAAGGACAACTACCGTCTGGGCGATGACATTCAGAGCAAAGTCCTTGCCTTTGCTTTTGGCCTGTCTGCTGAAATTGAACGCAATCTGATCAGTCAACGCACGAAAGAGGCATTAGCACGAAAAAAGGCAGAAGGAATCGTGCTCGGTCGCCCCAAAGGGCGGAGGAGTTCACCCGAAAAATACAAATTATTCGGTAAGGAAGTGCTTATATCGGAATTGTTGAAAAGTGGAATCTCCAAACGGAAAATATCAAAAATTTGCAAAGTGGACAGGAATACCCTTGCACGATTTATTGAACTTAATAAATTGATGGTAAATTAATGAGCGATATTGTGCTACTGCTCGCCCAATGTTGGGTGGAGAAGTTTACCTTACAGGCGAGGAGGTTTGCAGCCTATTACGGTTGAGCACACGTACACTTCAGGAGAATCGGGACAATGGCACGATTGCATACTGCAAAATCGGGGGCAAGGTACTCTATAAGCAAAGCGACATTCAAGCCATGCTTGAAAGACACTATTACCCAACACCCAAGAAGCCATGCCGAGCATAGATGAAAAGAGAAGAGCCATTTTAGAGCAAGCCATCAAGGATATGGGAAATTATGGCGTTAAACTCCGCAAGCCCGAA carries:
- a CDS encoding master DNA invertase Mpi family serine-type recombinase encodes the protein MIYGYIRVSSDKQTVENQRFEITNFCEKERLSIDDWIEETISGTKNYSKRQLGKLLKKVGKDDIIICSELSRLGRNLFMIMEILNICMTKECRVWTIKDNYRLGDDIQSKVLAFAFGLSAEIERNLISQRTKEALARKKAEGIVLGRPKGRRSSPEKYKLFGKEVLISELLKSGISKRKISKICKVDRNTLARFIELNKLMVN